The genomic DNA CCAGGGTATGTGTGCCTTCTCCTGGAATGTGCTTGTGGTGGAAGGGGCCACCTTCTCCTGGAGACAGGCAGCACCCAGAGTCCCACAGGATCCATTCAGCCAGGAGCtgacagccacagcccctccaCCCTGTCCCTGGGGTCGGGGTCGttctcagttttgctgtttctccaaCCCCACGCAGGGCTAAAGCCCATTTCCTCTGGGAGAAGCTCATGCTCATAGGTATCCTCTAAAGCACAGCTTTCTCTgattcctcttcctccccagacTGGTGTGCAAGCGTGGAGCTGATGGGGTTCCTTGCAGAGCTCTGCTTAGTCCCAGAGGCTTTGCTTCAATCACATGTGGACCGGACATGGCTTTGTTCCCCACTTGCACCTGCTCCCTGAGGATCCCAGCCCTGAGGATGATGCTGGGAGGGAGGCAGTGTCAAAACAGGAAAGGAGATGGCTGGTGGTGATATgtgggagaggggctgtggagcagagggatgctgtGCTGTACAGAGAGAAGAGGCAGGGAATACCGGGGCAGTAGGGCTGCTTGCTCCAGGAGCTCATCCTGCAGCTTGAGGTGCCACCATCACATGGGTGTGTGTAAATACCAGCCTCTCCCGTTGCCTTTGCTGTGCCGGTGCAGAGGGTGGCCAGCCCTTTCCacacaaggagcagcaggggtGGGAGAGGGAGCTAAACCCTCCATCCCACTTGAGCTGAGTGCTCAGCAGGTGCTCAGTCACGAACTGCAGCCGAtggagcagcagcctccagctaCTGCAGATCCTTGGGTACAGGATGGTCACCTACAGTCCATGACAGGGTTTTCCCTCCTCCTACCTGGCAAGTGGCTGTGAGGCAGTTTGTAGGAGCTGACAGGCTGGGAAGGCTTGCTGGAGAGGCACATGAGGTGCAGCCAGGAAATAGCAGGGGTTTTCTCCTGTGGTCTCGGGTGTCACCCTGTGACAGAGAACTGGCTTTGCTCTTGCTCTGGAGCTGAATCCTCACACAAGAGTGGTTACACCCATGACTGCAGACAGCAGTGGAGACCCTGCTGTACCCACTGCCTGCAGTAGTTGGATCCCACCCAAATGACAATTTTCTCTGCTTGGATATGTGGCtgtgtgggaagggaaaggTATTTCCCTTGATGACACAACCGGTGaccactgcagcagccacagaaactCTTGGACCAGAGGATGCTATCAGTAAAGAGTTGGAGTCTCCCAATGGCTTtgatggagaggagaaaaccAGTTGTAAATCACTGTCAAAATCTGAGGGAGTTTGCTGCAGCTGGCTGGTGCAAGCAGGTGTGGGAGACCACCCATGAGGACTGCAGGCAAAGAATGGTTGTGTACAGGCTGAAAAGCCAATTGGTGTCACAGGTAGGGGTATCATCCCCAGGAGCCCTTCTGAAGCATTCTCTCAGCTTTGTCAAGGCTATGCCTCCTCCCTGTCTGTGGTGTCATCATAAAAGCAAGGTGCAAAAGGAAATGGAGACAGAGAGGGTGATGTAGGATAGAGGCtgtgaggggaggaagggaagaaacgCACTCCTGGAGGTGCAGGGAGCAAGCATTGGGTGCTGGGGTACATAGTGAGGGCATTTAGAGGAGAGATACCAAGTCCTGGAGAGGTCCCTTGGTGTCTGGTGTCTTGGTGTTACAGCATTGGGAACAGTGATGAGGCTGGCATGAAGGTGGAGATGGTGTCACACTGGTGATTTTGTTGCAGCTCCACAGCTCTTCTGTATGCTCTCTCCGTTTTGGGACACATGGACACAAGATGGGGATGCAGACAGAGGTGTGACTGCCTGAGGGCTGTGCCCCCACCCAGACCCTTCCCACACAGCCTGGATGCTCTCCATCTCAAAGGCAGAGATCTATTCCTAGTGTCCATACAGGCATAACACATGGCATGGTCAGCTGCACAGACCTACCAATTTTGTAGCATCCTTgcccttctcccagctccagcctgaaCTGCCTCCTCTGCTCAGGAAGCCAAAGGCAGTGCCAAGCGGTCCCAGTGAGCTCAGAGAGGGTGTCAGGAGCAGAAGAGTGATTCgaggggatggagagcagaAGATGGGGAAAGAAGGAATGCCCGGTGGGCTGGGGTATGGCAGAGAATCGCCAGGGGATCTGAGGCGAGGGTGAGTGGTGtacacagctcccagctcacaCGTGTTGTCTCTGTTGTATGTTGTCTTCACACCTTTAAGCATTTTCagctttcccccttccctcatGCAGGGGattgctttatttctgctgttaggCGAAGGCTTATTTTCCCAGTGCTCCGTGTTTAAGCCCTGCAGCCTGAGGTGGCAGTTGCCTCAGTCTCCTCACACCAGTTTGCAGCATGACCTCTGGGTGGCATCCAAAGGCTCGCGTGTGGGGCTGCCGCAGCCTTTTCTCCCAGCCTTGGGACACGTACAGAGCCGTACAGACACGTTCGGGATTGAGATGGACTTCTCTTACTTTGGGTAACTGAGAACACAAGCCTCTGTCAAGGCTGATAACTAATTAGACACGCTTAGAAGAGGATGCCAGTTCACGaacaaaagtgagaaaactgaAACCCACATTTTAGCAGAGACGATGGAAAGGTTTCTTTTCAAGATTTTCAAATTCTTCTTGGAAGGGCTGGGGTAGATGTCTGCATGATTGCTAGCTTGTCTGATCAGTTTGATTAGCTGTTACAAGAATGACAGTTAAATCTCCCCATCTCACCAAAGTGAAGACATTTAAACTCATTTCAATTGTACTGAAACCAACCCCCAAACTGCCATGATTATAGATTTCTAAGACATTTTATACACTTTATCACCTCTTCTCACATCCCTGGCTGGATGCCCAGGAAGGATGATAGCAGAAacctctttccctctcccttgaTGCATCCCTTGTGCTTGGAGCTGGGCGCAAAGATGGGCAGTGCCACCAGGGTTCTGGCATGTAGCATCTACCAAAGGGCACTGCTTTCTTTCAAAAGCCTCTTGTCTTCACAGACACGCTTAGAGGATAATGGTAGAGAGGTATTTCTTTGTCCCTCACCCACTTCTTTCCCTTGCACCTGTAAGAGGAGCTGCACTACTATCACAGCTGTAGCCTTGCTAATGCAGAAGCTGCCTAAATGGCTACATCAGACTGGCTTTAGCATCTCAGCAGCGACATTTCCATTTAATTACACCTGCATCTCTTTAGCAAGTGCTTATATTAAAAACTTGGCTATTTACTGATGGCAGACATCTCCTACCCTCACCACAAATGAAAGACAAGggcatttcttttcaaatacttAGAACAGGTAAACTGATCTCAAAGCCTGGCAGACCCTGTTTTGAAGAGGTGCACGTTAATGGCATGTTTATACATTCAGCAGCAAAATCATCCTCAGGAGTCCCAGGCATTTGGAGGCAGCACCCAAGCCAGAAACGCCTTATTCTGAATACTCCCACTGTGGGGGCACTCACTGGCTCCTGCTGGGTtccaggcagcagtgcccatggAGTTGAACCCCTGCCCTAGGCACCAGGAAGAGCTACTGGAGGGGCAGCCCTTGATGGTCTAGCAGGGTTGGGATGTACCTAGAAGCCAGAGTGAGGCTGATGAAGGCCCAGCATATTTTGGAGGCCTGGATGATGTGGGAGAAGCAGGTTCAATGGGAAGTTCTTCTGTCCAGCCAAACTCCCTCAgtgcctttgcttttcctttgctttccaggAAATTCCCTTTCATGTCAACACAGTACTTCTCatctattgatttttttttaaggtccATTCTACTCTTACCTTGGGTGATTAACCACAGGCATCTTGGTTAGGATGAAGGCAGTAATTCTGTCTGTACTTCTCATCACTATTCATAAATAATTCTATGTATCATGCTGAGGTGTCTGACTCCACACCATACGTCTCTGTGGCCTgggtggctgcagctgccctgtaATGTGGGACTGGGGGAAGGGACTATCTCTTCCCAGCATCACTGGCTGATGGCACTTGTGcagctctctccctctcctgagcctgctgtgctgtgcactgCACCACGCCAAACCACCCATCTTCAGCCTTTCTTGGCTTTTCAGCATCAGTATCTCAGCAGTGTCAGGGCCACCTGGTCAGGGCCTTTAGTCAGGGCCACCTCTGTTGGACAGGCTGGTGCCCTTGGTAAGATGTTGTGGGACTCACACAAGCTGTTGTGTAacttgctgttttccttctcccagaTCTCATCTTCCAGAGGGAGCTGTTTGCTTCGAGAGACACAGGTGAGCCAAGTGGACTACAGCACGGGCTTTGCGGGTTAGGGCCCTCTTGGGGAGTGCTTTGGGGAGCTCAGTAGGATGTGTCTGGGGCATACCATAAACCTGCTCTTGTCCgtggggcagggcacaggctcCATGCTGTGCTGTTCTGGCAGTGCTGTATGTGTACCCCCCTGGGTTCTGCAGTCCTCTTTCCCCTAGCCCTCCGGCCTCCCTGTGTGCCTCTCCGGGGTACAGGAGGTTGTGCTCCCACTGGGATATGCAAAGAAAGGACCATCACACCCTGGACGTGGGGCTGTCCTAGCCCCATTCTCTCTGCAACACGTGTATCTCCTCTGCTGCTAAAGAGGGACGCAAAAAGTGCCTCCAACGGACTTCTGGACTGGCAGAGAGAAGTCCAGGAATGCCAGGAGATTTTTGTGCACTAGccaacagcagctctggcccTGGGAAACTGAGGAAATGCTGCCAGGACAGGCTGGCAGGTCTGATATTCCCCCTCTCTGTCCTTGCTCTCCTTGCAGATCCCATGCACAacctctctgctcagccctggcaggcaAAGATGGCCAACCTGACCTATGACAACTTCACCCTGGGCAACCACTCCGAGGTGGCCGTGCAGCCTCCCACCAACTACAAGACAGTGGAGCTGGTCTTCATCGCCACTGTCACCGGCTCACTCAGCCTCGTCACCGTGGTGGGGAACATCCTGGTGATGCTCTCCATCAAGGTGAACCGCCAGCTCCAGACTGTCAACAACTATTTCCTCTTCAGCCTGGCCTGTGCAGACCTCATCATCGGGGTCTTCTCCATGAACCTCTACACGGTCTACATCATCAAAGGCTACTGGCCACTGGGGGCCGTGGTGTGTGACCTGTGGCTGGCTCTGGACTATGTGGTGAGCAATGCCTCTGTCATGAACCTGCTCATCATCAGCTTTGACCGGTACTTCTGTGTCACCAAGCCCCTGACGTACCCGGCCAGGAGGACCACCAAGATGGCAGGGCTAATGATCGCAGCCGCATGGATATTATCCTTCATTCTCTGGGCCCCTGCCATCTTGTTCTGGCAGTTCATTGTGGGCAAGAGGACAGTCCCTGAGAGGGAATGCTACATCCAGTTCCTCTCCAACCCAGCGGTGACATTTGGCACAGCCATTGCTGCTTTCTACCTACCCGTGGTCATCATGACGGTGCTGTATATCCACATTTCCCTGGCCAGCAGAAGCAGGGTAAGGAGGCACAAGCCTGAgagcaggaaagagagaaaaaccaaGTCCCTCAGATTCCTCAAGGGCCCTGTAGTCAAACAGAACAACAATAATTCTCCCAAGAGAGCCGTGGAGGTGAAGGAGGAGGTGAGGAATGGGAAAGTGGATGACCAGACATCTGCACAGACAGAGGCCACTGGCCatcaggaggagaaggagacaTCCAATGAGTCCAGCACTGTCAGCATGACCCAGACCACAAAAGACAAGCCCACAGCAGAAATCTTGCCAGCAGGGCAAGGACAGAGTCCAGCTAACCCCCGGGTGAACCCAACTTCCAAGTGGTCCAAGATAAAGATTGTCACCAAACAGACTGGGACTGAATGTGTCACCGCCATTGAGATCGTCCCAGCTAAGTCAGGTGCCTCTACCCACAACTCCTTGGCCAACAGCCGCCCAGTCAATGTTGCCAGGAAGTTTGCCAGCATTGCCAGGAGCCAAGTACGGAAGAAGCGCCAGATGGCTGCGCGAGAGAAGAAAGTCACCCGAACCATATTTGCCATCCTGCTGGCCTTCATACTCACATGGACGCCCTATAACGTGATGGTCCTCATTAACACCTTCTGTGAGACCTGCGTGCCCGAAACAGTGTGGTCCATCGGCTACTGGCTCTGCTATGTCAACAGCACCATCAACCCAGCCTGCTATGCCCTCTG from Sylvia atricapilla isolate bSylAtr1 chromosome 6, bSylAtr1.pri, whole genome shotgun sequence includes the following:
- the CHRM4 gene encoding muscarinic acetylcholine receptor M4, which produces MHNLSAQPWQAKMANLTYDNFTLGNHSEVAVQPPTNYKTVELVFIATVTGSLSLVTVVGNILVMLSIKVNRQLQTVNNYFLFSLACADLIIGVFSMNLYTVYIIKGYWPLGAVVCDLWLALDYVVSNASVMNLLIISFDRYFCVTKPLTYPARRTTKMAGLMIAAAWILSFILWAPAILFWQFIVGKRTVPERECYIQFLSNPAVTFGTAIAAFYLPVVIMTVLYIHISLASRSRVRRHKPESRKERKTKSLRFLKGPVVKQNNNNSPKRAVEVKEEVRNGKVDDQTSAQTEATGHQEEKETSNESSTVSMTQTTKDKPTAEILPAGQGQSPANPRVNPTSKWSKIKIVTKQTGTECVTAIEIVPAKSGASTHNSLANSRPVNVARKFASIARSQVRKKRQMAAREKKVTRTIFAILLAFILTWTPYNVMVLINTFCETCVPETVWSIGYWLCYVNSTINPACYALCNATFKKTFKHLLMCQYRNIGTAR